From the Sphingomonas aliaeris genome, one window contains:
- a CDS encoding PAS domain-containing protein — protein sequence MNDDLEALLDVPGALLLTVLDQTHDCIMVLSIDGKIQFVNRQGALAMDLAAPSEIIGEAYLTRWPAENTLDVAGALSEARDGRLGRFTAPKSGSGGSLTWWDVRLSPVCDRTGSITHLVSIARDLTSEIMERKRAEAISLEMRHRLKNAMTVAGGIVMLSARGSPEAKAFATEVVSRLSQLGSVQASLMDPAADKSLPQVVRLLAVAYGSGANLAFGNLPDVQLSDTSMQALSLCYGELATNSLKYGALKNGGQIYVDGAALAGFVQLSWSEDTDLGDGRAGGQGLVLIDRLITTAGGSFQRAVSTGKMIVTVKLPIM from the coding sequence ATGAACGACGATCTCGAAGCACTGCTCGACGTGCCTGGGGCGTTACTTCTGACAGTCCTTGACCAGACGCACGATTGCATCATGGTGTTGAGCATCGACGGCAAAATTCAGTTTGTGAACAGGCAGGGCGCTCTGGCGATGGACCTGGCCGCCCCATCTGAGATTATTGGTGAGGCGTATCTGACCCGATGGCCAGCGGAAAATACCCTTGATGTGGCAGGCGCTCTTTCTGAAGCGAGGGATGGACGCCTTGGTCGCTTCACGGCGCCAAAATCGGGCTCAGGAGGGTCGCTTACATGGTGGGATGTCAGACTTAGCCCTGTGTGCGATCGCACTGGGTCGATAACGCATCTGGTATCTATCGCGCGCGATTTGACGAGCGAGATCATGGAGCGGAAGCGGGCTGAGGCAATCAGCTTGGAAATGCGCCACCGCCTCAAAAACGCCATGACGGTCGCTGGAGGAATTGTGATGCTGAGCGCACGGGGGAGTCCCGAAGCCAAGGCTTTCGCAACCGAGGTAGTCAGCCGGCTTAGCCAGCTGGGTTCCGTGCAAGCCAGCCTGATGGACCCCGCAGCTGACAAAAGCCTTCCGCAAGTCGTGCGGTTATTGGCGGTGGCATATGGGAGCGGTGCCAATCTCGCGTTTGGTAATCTGCCTGACGTTCAGCTTAGCGATACCTCCATGCAAGCTCTGTCCCTTTGTTACGGCGAACTTGCCACCAACAGCCTCAAATACGGCGCGTTGAAGAACGGCGGCCAGATATATGTTGATGGAGCGGCGTTGGCCGGTTTCGTCCAACTGTCCTGGTCTGAAGACACCGACCTTGGAGATGGCCGGGCCGGTGGCCAGGGCCTGGTGCTGATCGACCGGCTTATTACGACAGCGGGAGGCTCATTCCAGCGAGCGGTGAGCACCGGAAAGATGATCGTTACTGTCAAGCTCCCGATAATGTAA
- a CDS encoding DUF4142 domain-containing protein, with the protein MKNLTMTSLAVGTALFSVPASAQVMTPAEYVATAGASDLYEITSSQIVLETTQNSQLRSFAKMMITQHTKSTADVKGAAKRSRIAAPPPKLTPLQNELVTQLSSESGPTRDAAYIAQQKAAHGQALAVQKAYAMEGKAAPLKAAAQTIVPVVEHHIIMLKAM; encoded by the coding sequence ATGAAAAACCTTACGATGACATCGTTAGCGGTTGGTACGGCGCTGTTCTCCGTGCCGGCCTCTGCGCAGGTGATGACCCCAGCTGAATATGTCGCAACGGCCGGAGCAAGCGACCTCTATGAAATCACCTCGAGCCAGATCGTACTTGAAACGACGCAAAACTCCCAGCTTCGCAGCTTCGCGAAGATGATGATCACACAGCACACCAAAAGCACAGCCGACGTGAAGGGAGCCGCAAAGCGCTCGAGGATCGCAGCCCCGCCACCGAAGCTGACGCCGCTTCAGAACGAACTCGTCACGCAGCTAAGTTCCGAGTCCGGCCCAACACGAGACGCCGCGTATATTGCGCAGCAGAAGGCGGCTCACGGCCAGGCTTTGGCTGTCCAGAAGGCCTATGCTATGGAGGGCAAGGCAGCGCCGCTAAAGGCTGCCGCACAGACCATCGTCCCTGTCGTCGAGCATCACATCATTATGCTGAAGGCGATGTAA
- a CDS encoding alpha/beta hydrolase, whose protein sequence is MQAVLDQLPRLGAKPIETLTPVKARIQPSAADAAKAVMRQKGMSTAPDPAVVTQDVAYGNDPMHFARIYKPANATDALMPIIVYYHGGGWVIADVNTYDAAPRLLSKQLNAIVVSVEYRHAPEFKFPAQHDDAAAAYRWVLQNAATWGGDVTKLALAGESAGGNLAVATAIYARDNNLAKPLHILSVYPIANSSMALPSRNDSANAKPLNTAMLKWFGHYYSKSMSDMQDPRLNLVAADLRGLPPTTIVNAQIDPLRSDGETLAAAMRSAGDKVEQRTFPGVTHEMFGMGSVVRGAYDANMYAIDRLKAAFGIRN, encoded by the coding sequence ATGCAAGCCGTGCTCGACCAGCTGCCACGGCTCGGCGCAAAGCCGATCGAAACGCTGACGCCGGTCAAGGCGCGCATCCAGCCATCGGCCGCAGATGCTGCGAAAGCTGTGATGCGCCAGAAGGGGATGTCGACCGCGCCTGACCCGGCGGTGGTCACGCAGGATGTCGCGTATGGCAACGATCCTATGCATTTCGCACGGATCTACAAGCCTGCAAACGCCACCGACGCGCTGATGCCGATTATCGTTTACTACCACGGCGGCGGCTGGGTCATCGCGGACGTCAACACCTATGACGCCGCGCCGAGATTGCTGTCGAAGCAGCTAAATGCCATCGTCGTGTCGGTCGAGTACCGGCACGCGCCAGAGTTCAAGTTTCCGGCGCAACATGATGACGCCGCAGCGGCGTACCGCTGGGTTCTCCAGAACGCAGCCACCTGGGGTGGAGATGTGACAAAACTGGCCCTTGCTGGCGAGAGCGCCGGGGGAAACCTTGCTGTTGCGACAGCGATCTACGCTCGCGACAACAATCTGGCGAAGCCGCTGCACATCCTCTCGGTCTATCCGATTGCCAACAGCAGCATGGCGCTTCCGTCACGAAATGACTCTGCAAATGCCAAGCCGCTAAACACCGCGATGCTCAAGTGGTTCGGCCACTATTATTCGAAGAGCATGTCGGACATGCAGGACCCGCGGCTGAACCTGGTCGCTGCCGACCTTCGCGGGCTGCCGCCGACAACGATCGTCAATGCGCAGATCGATCCTTTGCGTTCGGACGGTGAGACGCTTGCGGCCGCGATGCGATCGGCCGGAGACAAGGTGGAGCAGCGTACCTTCCCAGGGGTTACGCACGAAATGTTCGGGATGGGTTCCGTCGTCCGCGGCGCGTACGACGCCAACATGTACGCGATCGATCGGCTCAAGGCCGCTTTCGGCATCCGCAACTGA
- a CDS encoding LemA family protein, whose amino-acid sequence MLGGIAIVALKVRSQHALIASLDERADAAFGDIDALLIERASLIGNLVEVVRAFSQKEHDVIRDVLDARVDALEAASNAAIQTGTQIAEVLQNVFSVSEKYPQLASGEHYRTLRTDLIRVEERITASRRFYNLAVEELNGVRRAFPGNLISRRDPASERQKFSLGERRAEFAEPIKISL is encoded by the coding sequence GTGCTGGGCGGCATCGCGATCGTCGCGTTAAAGGTGCGTTCCCAGCACGCGTTGATCGCTTCGCTCGACGAACGGGCCGACGCCGCGTTCGGTGACATCGATGCGCTTCTGATCGAGCGCGCCAGCCTCATCGGCAATCTCGTCGAGGTCGTTCGCGCCTTCTCGCAAAAGGAACACGACGTGATCCGCGACGTGCTCGATGCGCGCGTCGACGCTCTCGAAGCGGCGAGCAACGCCGCCATCCAGACCGGCACGCAGATCGCCGAGGTCCTTCAGAACGTCTTCTCTGTGAGCGAGAAGTATCCCCAGCTGGCAAGCGGGGAACATTACAGGACGTTGCGCACGGATCTGATCCGCGTCGAGGAGCGCATCACGGCCTCGCGGCGCTTCTACAATCTGGCGGTCGAGGAACTCAATGGGGTCCGGCGTGCGTTTCCGGGCAACCTGATCAGCAGGCGGGATCCAGCCTCCGAACGTCAGAAGTTCAGTCTCGGCGAGCGCCGGGCGGAATTCGCCGAGCCGATCAAGATCAGTCTCTAG
- a CDS encoding M48 family metalloprotease yields the protein MAVHGYVTHAARNRRFTALLVLGYIVAFELIGAFVLTMLLLIVDQEHTILSDPVGYALRYGLPVAIFSALLFRRLYRGHADAVMHGLGVQIVSRADEPRFVAIAEQACTTLGVRLPRFGVLDVNEPNALTIGEGPNCGLIVVTRGLLERLDDDELLAVLAHEASHIRQGDTRLLAANHALMRTTVLLQIHNPLRFEDWRQMILPLLLPPLLLVMLAGGATTMAAMTLARFARRGLKLGRDHIADGEAVRVTHFPEALLSALVKIGGHGAFVGSQRVEGALFDGPADHEGGTHPAIEARRDAISKLGQGMMDSSRQRRDTRSAPRARFGHARSARLLYPADATGRPLEPPPTATLGRFVQRFTDPDAHRQWQEACIAWCEWRVSDGRNAIGLAPMMIIPVAAIAMFLLVFWWPADGDLSKLAARFGPGALVEMAREVNSGPECIGPSYRDGICPEYQYSPGQLAAKRAKFAKVATEASVEPAVLVQPSAASGLAMPLFLLLLICLAVASPRLMRRLVGVVDAGTTTIDDEMSARLNEPSGPIGAASQSGQRPRASAHPVATDFGRKRV from the coding sequence ATGGCAGTTCACGGATACGTCACCCATGCCGCCCGCAACCGGCGGTTCACCGCGCTGCTGGTGCTCGGCTACATCGTCGCGTTCGAACTTATCGGCGCATTCGTGCTGACGATGCTGCTTCTGATCGTGGATCAGGAGCACACCATCCTGTCCGATCCGGTCGGCTATGCGCTGCGCTATGGTCTGCCGGTCGCGATCTTCAGCGCATTGCTGTTCCGACGTCTCTATCGCGGTCATGCCGATGCGGTGATGCACGGCCTGGGCGTGCAGATCGTCTCACGGGCCGATGAACCGCGCTTCGTCGCCATCGCCGAGCAGGCCTGCACGACCCTCGGCGTGCGCCTGCCGCGGTTCGGTGTGCTCGATGTGAACGAACCCAACGCCCTGACCATCGGCGAAGGGCCGAATTGCGGTTTGATCGTCGTGACGCGCGGGCTGCTGGAACGGCTCGACGATGACGAGCTGCTCGCCGTGCTTGCGCACGAGGCGTCGCACATCCGCCAGGGCGACACCAGGCTGCTGGCCGCGAACCACGCGCTGATGCGCACCACCGTTCTGCTGCAGATCCACAATCCGCTGCGGTTCGAGGACTGGCGGCAGATGATACTGCCGCTGCTGCTCCCGCCGCTGCTGCTCGTCATGCTGGCGGGCGGCGCGACGACGATGGCTGCAATGACGTTGGCACGGTTCGCCCGGCGCGGTCTCAAGCTCGGTCGAGACCATATCGCCGATGGGGAGGCCGTGCGCGTGACGCATTTTCCGGAGGCGTTGCTGAGCGCGCTGGTCAAGATCGGCGGGCATGGTGCCTTTGTCGGCAGCCAGCGGGTCGAGGGCGCGCTGTTCGACGGACCGGCAGATCACGAGGGCGGAACGCATCCCGCGATCGAGGCGCGACGCGACGCGATCTCGAAGCTCGGCCAGGGCATGATGGATTCCTCACGCCAGCGTCGCGATACACGCAGCGCCCCGCGCGCTCGCTTCGGCCATGCCCGGTCGGCGCGGCTGCTCTATCCGGCGGACGCGACCGGTCGACCGCTCGAGCCGCCGCCGACGGCGACGTTGGGCCGGTTCGTGCAACGCTTCACCGATCCGGATGCGCACAGGCAATGGCAGGAAGCGTGCATAGCTTGGTGCGAATGGCGCGTCTCCGACGGGCGGAATGCCATCGGTCTCGCGCCGATGATGATCATTCCGGTCGCTGCCATCGCCATGTTCCTGCTGGTCTTCTGGTGGCCGGCCGATGGCGATCTTTCGAAACTCGCGGCCCGTTTCGGGCCGGGCGCGCTGGTCGAGATGGCTCGCGAGGTGAATTCCGGTCCCGAATGCATCGGGCCGTCCTACCGCGACGGGATATGCCCGGAGTATCAGTATTCACCCGGCCAGCTTGCAGCCAAGCGGGCCAAGTTCGCCAAGGTGGCGACGGAAGCGTCGGTCGAACCCGCAGTCTTAGTGCAGCCCTCGGCCGCATCGGGACTGGCGATGCCGCTGTTCCTCCTGCTTCTCATCTGCCTTGCTGTCGCCAGTCCCAGACTGATGCGTCGACTCGTCGGAGTGGTGGACGCCGGAACGACAACGATCGACGATGAGATGTCGGCGCGACTGAATGAACCATCAGGCCCGATCGGTGCAGCATCACAGTCCGGACAGCGGCCGAGAGCCTCGGCACACCCGGTGGCCACCGACTTCGGACGCAAACGCGTGTAG